A part of Limihaloglobus sulfuriphilus genomic DNA contains:
- the thiH gene encoding 2-iminoacetate synthase ThiH has protein sequence MNTKTDIYSVLDDTGIDTRQDEYLSRIQSVTEADVRRELAIKPGHFSLERLIVLLSEAGGAFLEDMAQQAHALTLQRFGKTMQLYVPMYVSNYCINRCQYCGYNADHKFNRSRLTMEQAVQEADAIASAGFRHILILSGEDPKHIDVDYLAELAKRLRSKFCAIEIEIYPLDTDGYKRLFDAGIDGLSIYQETYNRRLYETLHAGPKADYRYRLETPSRAARAGFRRLGIGALLGLWDWRLETLSLSVHAAYLMKHHWQSQISFSFPRIRPAQDVEDQPYKHIISDRQFVQMMLALRLCFADAGIVVSTRESSEFRRHLMNLCVTRMSAGSKTNPGGYAVNKEAVCQFEVDDKSSPQQVAAMIEAAGYEPVWKDWDPAFTAG, from the coding sequence ATGAATACAAAAACTGACATATACAGCGTTCTTGATGATACAGGTATTGACACCCGCCAGGATGAATACCTCTCGCGAATACAATCTGTAACAGAGGCCGATGTGCGGCGGGAGCTTGCCATAAAGCCGGGGCATTTTTCGCTTGAGCGGCTGATTGTTCTGCTCTCAGAAGCCGGCGGAGCCTTCCTCGAAGATATGGCGCAGCAGGCACACGCCCTGACACTCCAGCGGTTCGGCAAAACTATGCAGCTCTACGTGCCGATGTACGTGTCGAATTACTGCATCAACAGATGTCAGTACTGCGGCTACAACGCAGACCACAAATTCAACCGCAGCCGGCTGACAATGGAGCAGGCCGTTCAGGAAGCAGACGCCATAGCAAGCGCAGGTTTCCGGCATATTTTGATACTCAGCGGCGAAGACCCAAAACACATTGACGTTGACTATCTCGCCGAGCTGGCAAAACGGCTCAGAAGCAAGTTCTGCGCGATCGAAATCGAGATATACCCGCTGGATACAGACGGCTACAAACGGCTCTTTGATGCCGGTATAGACGGCCTGAGCATCTATCAGGAAACCTACAACCGCCGGCTGTACGAAACGCTTCACGCAGGGCCGAAGGCGGACTACCGCTACCGTCTCGAAACGCCGTCAAGGGCTGCACGGGCCGGTTTCAGGCGGCTTGGAATCGGTGCGCTGCTGGGGCTGTGGGACTGGCGGCTTGAGACGCTGTCTCTGTCTGTACACGCCGCGTACTTGATGAAACATCACTGGCAGAGCCAGATTTCGTTTTCGTTTCCGCGGATCCGCCCTGCACAGGACGTTGAGGATCAGCCGTATAAGCACATCATCTCGGACAGACAGTTTGTGCAGATGATGCTGGCGCTGCGGCTGTGTTTCGCAGATGCGGGGATTGTCGTTTCAACCCGCGAGAGCAGCGAATTCCGCAGGCACCTGATGAACCTCTGCGTTACGCGTATGAGCGCCGGCTCTAAGACAAACCCCGGAGGCTACGCAGTGAACAAAGAAGCGGTTTGCCAGTTTGAGGTTGACGACAAAAGCTCCCCGCAGCAGGTAGCGGCGATGATAGAGGCCGCCGGCTACGAGCCTGTATGGAAAGACTGGGATCCGGCATTTACCGCCGGATAA
- a CDS encoding anaerobic sulfatase maturase translates to MKPFSLLIKPTGPDCNIACKYCFYTGKTEMFGTHKHRMSDEVMERMVSDFMGLGFPVSSFAWQGGEPTLMGLDFYKRVVETQQRCGDDGQAVSNALQTNGILLDDEWAAFLKQYSWLVGISLDGPKYLHDHYRKDRGGNGTYDRVVAGIEACRRARVEFNILVLLNNLNVEKPDELFDFFVKEKNIRFLQFVPCVEPGGEKGKLTDFSTSAEQYGRFICRIFDRWLDYGPTKLSIRLFDSLLNYIVNGQHTNCTFNKSCSDYMVVEHNGDAFCCDFFVEEGCRMGNIMETHIGELITGEVKRKFARAKNTSCTKCMLCRWRKCCYGGCLKDRYSAWGNFEDATPLCEGYKMIFDYTMPKLAHLAARLAAGELR, encoded by the coding sequence ATGAAACCATTTTCTTTACTGATAAAACCTACCGGGCCGGATTGCAACATTGCGTGCAAGTACTGCTTTTATACGGGCAAGACGGAAATGTTCGGCACACACAAGCACCGCATGAGCGATGAGGTGATGGAGCGTATGGTGAGCGATTTTATGGGGCTTGGCTTTCCTGTGAGCAGTTTTGCCTGGCAGGGCGGCGAGCCGACCCTGATGGGGCTGGATTTCTACAAACGCGTGGTTGAAACCCAGCAGCGTTGTGGAGATGACGGACAGGCTGTCTCCAATGCCCTCCAGACCAACGGCATACTGCTCGACGATGAGTGGGCGGCCTTTCTCAAGCAGTACAGCTGGCTCGTGGGAATCAGCCTCGACGGGCCCAAATATCTCCATGACCACTACCGCAAAGACCGCGGCGGCAACGGCACCTATGACCGCGTTGTCGCAGGCATAGAGGCGTGCAGGCGGGCACGGGTGGAGTTCAATATCCTCGTGCTGCTCAACAATCTCAATGTGGAAAAGCCCGATGAGCTGTTTGATTTTTTCGTTAAAGAAAAGAACATACGCTTTCTGCAGTTTGTCCCGTGCGTAGAGCCGGGCGGAGAAAAAGGCAAGCTCACCGATTTCAGCACCAGCGCCGAGCAGTACGGGCGGTTTATCTGCCGCATATTCGACCGCTGGCTTGATTACGGCCCGACAAAGCTGAGTATCCGGCTTTTCGATTCGCTGCTGAACTATATCGTCAACGGACAGCATACCAACTGTACCTTCAATAAATCGTGCAGTGATTATATGGTGGTTGAGCATAACGGGGATGCGTTCTGCTGCGACTTTTTCGTCGAGGAGGGCTGCCGGATGGGCAACATCATGGAAACCCATATCGGCGAGCTGATAACCGGCGAAGTGAAAAGGAAATTCGCCCGTGCCAAAAACACCTCATGCACAAAGTGTATGCTGTGCCGCTGGCGCAAGTGCTGTTACGGCGGCTGCCTGAAAGACCGCTATTCGGCCTGGGGCAACTTCGAAGACGCAACACCGCTGTGCGAGGGCTACAAAATGATATTCGACTACACGATGCCAAAGCTGGCGCACCTGGCGGCAAGACTCGCCGCGGGCGAGCTTAGATAG
- the vapC gene encoding type II toxin-antitoxin system tRNA(fMet)-specific endonuclease VapC, with product MIYMLDTNICIDMIRKPQSRALAHIQQYRPGDIAISAITLAELEFGVQKSSDPARNTLLLIKACSVLEILPFDNDAAAAYGIVRCQLESKGTPIGPFDTLIAAHAMSQELTLVTNNMKEFNRIKDLKVENWI from the coding sequence ATGATTTACATGCTCGACACAAATATCTGCATTGATATGATTCGAAAGCCGCAAAGCAGGGCACTGGCTCATATTCAGCAATACCGGCCGGGCGATATCGCTATCTCGGCAATTACGCTGGCAGAGCTTGAATTCGGCGTACAAAAAAGCTCCGATCCCGCTCGGAATACTCTTCTGCTCATAAAGGCGTGCAGTGTACTGGAAATCCTGCCGTTCGACAATGACGCTGCAGCGGCCTATGGGATCGTCCGGTGTCAACTGGAAAGCAAAGGCACACCCATCGGTCCATTTGACACGCTGATTGCGGCTCACGCCATGTCGCAAGAGCTGACGCTCGTTACGAATAACATGAAAGAATTCAATCGTATTAAAGACTTGAAAGTCGAAAACTGGATTTAG
- the vapB gene encoding type II toxin-antitoxin system antitoxin VapB: MNTAKIFSNGRSQAVRLPKDCRFETNEIGINKIGNAVVLFPLNSGWAPLLEACGKFTDDFMADRGDPSEIDKRDPL, from the coding sequence ATGAATACCGCAAAAATATTTTCGAATGGACGCAGTCAGGCAGTTCGGCTGCCTAAGGATTGCCGGTTTGAAACCAATGAGATTGGTATCAATAAAATCGGTAATGCCGTTGTTTTATTCCCTCTTAACAGCGGCTGGGCACCCTTGTTAGAAGCCTGCGGCAAATTCACGGATGATTTTATGGCTGACCGCGGCGACCCATCAGAGATTGACAAACGCGACCCTCTATGA
- a CDS encoding NYN domain-containing protein, with translation MPYVIDGHNLLFAVRGCSDQYLGLNAEFLVQFLHEYMRRSRDRAELFFDGTGPFDKSFFNRFHNLNVHFSGEYQEADDLIEYLVEDHSAPSGLVVVSSDRRVKRAAKRKRAKTIDALEFWEQVVSVIDRPEKPNPEPGAKRTGGLSKGETDEWMDIFGIK, from the coding sequence GTGCCCTATGTTATCGACGGACATAATCTCCTCTTCGCGGTTCGCGGCTGCAGCGACCAGTACCTCGGGCTAAACGCGGAGTTTCTGGTTCAGTTTCTGCACGAATATATGCGCCGCAGCAGAGACCGGGCGGAGCTGTTTTTCGACGGCACGGGCCCGTTCGATAAGTCGTTTTTCAACCGGTTCCACAATTTGAATGTACACTTTTCCGGCGAATACCAGGAAGCCGACGACCTGATCGAATACCTCGTGGAGGATCATTCAGCGCCGAGCGGGCTGGTGGTTGTCAGCTCTGACCGCAGGGTAAAACGCGCCGCCAAACGCAAAAGAGCAAAGACTATCGATGCACTGGAATTCTGGGAACAGGTGGTCAGTGTCATTGACAGGCCGGAAAAACCAAACCCCGAACCCGGAGCCAAACGAACCGGCGGCCTCTCAAAAGGCGAAACCGATGAGTGGATGGATATCTTCGGAATAAAGTGA